The bacterium genomic interval CTTTATCGTCCGGATTCATTCTTAAAGCTTGTTTATATGACTCCATTGCCAGTTCCAAATTCCCCGATTTAAATAGAGTATTTCCAATATTATAGCAAGCTTTTTCCTTTAGTTCCTTACTTTCAAGCGAAGCCATAATTTTTGTAAATAGTGACATCGCATATTCCAGAGAATCTACTTTATACCTTGCGCATCCCATATTATAGTCTATTACCATAAGTCTTGGATCTTTCACCTGGGCGGATTTATATTTTTCCAATGCTCCACCATAGTCCTTTTTATTGTATAATTTATTCCCGTGCTCATTTAGGTCTCGTGGAGAGCCCAAAAGCATAGGGACGACAAATAACAATAAATTAAGCATTCTTTTTCCTATCAGGAATTATGAAGCCTGCGATAAGAAGAACTATTGCCGGCAGTAGAAACCACTGAAATTTATCCTGATATTGAGTTTCAAACTTATCGGTAAGTTCCCTTCTTTCAAGATGTGATAATGCTTGATAGACTTTATCCAGTCCACCTCTTGAATAACCTGCTCCGGTAAGTATGGCAATGTTTTCAAGTAT includes:
- a CDS encoding tetratricopeptide repeat protein, coding for MLNLLLFVVPMLLGSPRDLNEHGNKLYNKKDYGGALEKYKSAQVKDPRLMVIDYNMGCARYKVDSLEYAMSLFTKIMASLESKELKEKACYNIGNTLFKSGNLELAMESYKQALRMNPDDKDAKINLEFAQKMLEQQKQQQKDQKNQDKQNQDKQNQDKKQNQQQKEQQNKQDKQQQQDKQNQEQQKQNAQNILKSLEQDEKDTKQKSQQKNAKVGQIQILKDW